Proteins from one Canis lupus familiaris isolate Mischka breed German Shepherd chromosome 26, alternate assembly UU_Cfam_GSD_1.0, whole genome shotgun sequence genomic window:
- the PPP1CC gene encoding serine/threonine-protein phosphatase PP1-gamma catalytic subunit (The RefSeq protein has 3 substitutions compared to this genomic sequence): MADIDKLNIDSIIQRLLEVRGSKPGKNVQLQENEIRGLCLKSREIFLSQPILLELEAPLKICGDIHGQYYDLLRLFEYGGFPPESNYLFLGDYVDRGKQSLETICLLLAYKIKYPENFFLLRGNHECVSINRIYGFYDECKRRYNIKLWKTFTDCFNCLPIAAIVDEKIFCCHGGLSPDLQSMEQIRRIMRPTDVPDQGLLCDLLWSDPDKDVLGWGETDRGVSFTFGAEVVAKFLHKHDLDLICRAHQVVEDGYEFFAKRQLVTLFSAPNYCGEFDNAGAMMSVDETLMCSFQILKPAEKKKPNATRPVTPLRGMITKQAKK; encoded by the exons TGAGAGGGTCCAAGCCTGGTAAGAATGTCCAGCTACAGGAAAATGAAATCCGAGGACTGTGCTTAAAGTCCCGAGAGATCTTTCTCAGTCAGCCTATCCTACTAGAACTTGAAGCACCACTCAAAATATGTG GTGATATCCATGGGCAATACTATGATTTGCTTCGACTTTTCGAGTACGGTGGTTTCCCGCCAGAAAGCAACTACCTGTTTCTTGGGGACTATGTGGACAGGGGGAAGCAGTCATTGGAGACTATCTGCCTCTTACTGGCTTACAAAATCAAATATCccgagaatttttttcttctcagaggAAACCATGAATGTGCCAGCATCAATAGAATTTATGGATTTTACGATGAAT gtaaaagaagatataacattaAACTATGGAAAACTTTCACAGACTGCTTTAACTGTTTACCGATAGCAGCCATCGTGGATGAGAAGATATTCTGCTGTCATGGAG gTTTATCACCAGATCTTCAATCTATGGAGCAGATTCGGCGAATTATGCGACCAACTGATGTACCAGATCAAGGTCTTCTTTGTGATCTTTTGTGGTCTGACCCCGATAAAGATGTCTTAGGCTGGGGTGAAAATGACAGAGGAGTGTCCTTCACATTTGGTGCAGAAGTGGTTGCAAAATTTCTCCATAAGCATGATTTGGATCTTATATGTAGAGCCCATCAG GTGGTTGAAGATGGATATGAATTTTTTGCAAAGAGGCAGTTGGTCACTCTGTTTTCTGCACCCAATTATTGTGGAGAGTTTGACAATGCAGGTGCCATGATGAGTGTGGACGAAACTCTAATGTGTTCTTTTCAG ATTTTAAAGCCTGCAGAGAAAAAGAAGCCGAATGCCACGAGACCTGTAACACCTCCAAGGGGTATGATCACAAAGCAAGCAAAGAAATAG